From Cheilinus undulatus linkage group 17, ASM1832078v1, whole genome shotgun sequence, one genomic window encodes:
- the crybb1 gene encoding beta-crystallin B1, whose protein sequence is MSQTAKSASSQGADAKDKGAPAPAASSKATKTGEPSLGTFRIMLFDQENFQGKMIEVQTECMNVCDRGMDKVRSIIVESGPFVAFEQTNLRGEMFILEKGEYPRWDTWSNSYRSDCLMSLRPIRMDSLEHKICLYELSDFKGNKMEIQEDDVPTLWAHGFCDRVGSVRVSGGAFVGYQYPGYRGYQYLFECGDYRHYNDFSALQPQIQSIRRIRDMQFHQRGCFTFTSASK, encoded by the exons ATGTCTCAGACTGCCAAGTCTGCCTCGAGCCAGGGCGCCGATGCCAAGGACAAGGGAGCCCCCGCCCCTGCTGCCTCCAGCAAGGCCACCAAGACTGGAGAGCCCAGCCTGGGAACCTTCAGA ATCATGCTGTTCGACCAGGAGAACTTCCAGGGCAAGATGATCGAGGTCCAGACTGAGTGTATGAACGTGTGTGACCGTGGCATGGATAAAGTGCGTAGTATCATTGTGGAGAGCGGCCC CTTTGTTGCCTTTGAGCAGACTAACCTCCGTGGGGAGATGTTCATCCTGGAGAAGGGAGAGTATCCTCGCTGGGATACCTGGAGCAACTCTTACCGCAGCGACTGCCTCATGTCCCTCAGGCCCATCCGCATG gacagcctggaGCACAAGATCTGCCTGTATGAGCTCTCTGACTTCAAGGGCAACAAGATGGAGATCCAGGAGGACGATGTACCCACCCTCTGGGCGCACGGCTTCTGTGACAGAGTGGGCAGCGTGAGGGTGTCTGGAGGAGC GTTTGTGGGTTACCAGTACCCCGGATACAGAGGCTACCAGTATCTGTTTGAGTGCGGTGATTACAGACACTACAACGACTTCAGCGCCCTACAGCCCCAGATCCAGTCTATTCGTCGTATCAGGGACATGCAGTTCCACCAGAGAGGATGCTTCACCTTCACCTCCGCCAGCAAGTGA